One window of Papaver somniferum cultivar HN1 chromosome 9, ASM357369v1, whole genome shotgun sequence genomic DNA carries:
- the LOC113310761 gene encoding stomatal closure-related actin-binding protein 1-like, with translation MTRVGRDFGDTMQKEAVPSVSADVSFASNRFPNYKIGADNSILDPKEEPEVPSMKDLLARETAQLIEQQKRLSVRDLASKFEKGLAAAAKLSDEAKIREIISLEKHVLLKKLRDALESLRGRVAGRNKDNVDEAISMVEALAVQLTQGEGELLQEKAEVKKLASFLKQASEDAKKLVGEERAFARAEIDSARAAVQRVEEALEQERISKSFESQDTEGLKKEVQEARRIKMLHQPSKVMDMEHELRALRIQLAEKSKYSIQLRKELAISKRLQENKSRLYDIDGTETLGSCLKITPCSDNSPDFSRSSVQWYRVSPEAGRKEAISGATKLVYALEPFDVGMTLLAEIVSDQQNITLTTTGPIDPAPGLGNYVEGLVRKSDTEFTVVVTQMNGREHPSHSIHKLHVGKMRIKLCKGRFTKAKESYSSSMQLCGVRGGGNAAAQALFWQVKKGLSYVLAFESERERNAAIMLARRFAFNCNIMLGGPGDRAPQGGT, from the exons ATGACGAGAGTAGGTCGTGATTTTGGAGACACAATGCAGAAAGAGGCGGTTCCATCAGTTTCGGCTGATGTGAGCTTTGCTTCAAATAGGTTTCCCAACTATAAGATAGGAGCTGACAATAGTATATTGGATCCCAAGGAAGAGCCCGAGGTGCCATCCATGAAGGATCTTCTTGCAAGGGAGACTGCGCAGCTTATTGAGCAGCAAAAGCGGCTATCCGTTCGTGACCTTGCTAGTAAATTCGAGAAGGGGTTGGCTGCAGCTGCAAAGTTGTCTGACGAG GCTAAAATTCGAGAGATAATTTCACTGGAGAAACACGTACTTTTAAAGAAGCTTAGAGATGCACTTGAATCTCTGAGAGGCCGTGTGGCAGGTCGAAACaaggataatgttgatgaagctATCTCTATG GTAGAAGCTTTAGCTGTTCAATTGACTCAAGGAGAAGGAGAGCTACTCCAGGAGAAGGCAGAAGTGAAGAAGCTAGCAAGTTTTCTTAAGCAG GCTTCAGAAGATGCTAAGAAACTTGTCGGTGAGGAAAGGGCTTTTGCTCGTGCTGAAATTGACAGTGCTAGAGCAGCAGTGCAGAGGGTTGAAGAGGCTCTCGAACAAGAAAGAATTTCCAAATCATTTGAGAGTCAG GATACAGAAGGATTGAAGAAGGAGGTACAAGAAGCTAGAAGAATTAAAATGCTGCACCAACCAAGTAAG GTAATGGACATGGAGCATGAACTTCGAGCTCTGAGGATTCAACTTGCTGAGAAGTCTAAATATTCTATTCAACTACGGAAGGAG CTGGCAATAAGCAAGAGGCTCCAAGAAAACAAATCACGGCTTTATGATATTGATGGTACTGAAACCTTAGGTTCATGTCTTAAGATCACTCCTTGCTCAGATAATTCACCAGATTTTTCGAGAAGTTCAGTTCAGTGGTATCGCGTCTCTCCGGAAGCTGGTAGAAAGGAAGCTATTtcag GAGCGACAAAATTAGTATATGCTCTGGAGCCGTTTGATGTTGGAATGACCTTGCTAGCAGAAATTGTTTCAGATCAGCAAAATATCACTCTGACAACTACTGGTCCAATCGATCCAG CTCCTGGATTGGGAAACTATGTGGAGGGTCTAGTAAGAAAATCTGACACAGAGTTCACT GTAGTTGTTACTCAGATGAATGGTCGCGAACACCCATCTCATAGTATTCATAAGTTACATGTGGGTAAAATGAGGATAAAACTATGTAAAGGGAGATTCACAAAGGCCAAAGAATCTTATTCCTCTTCAATGCAG CTTTGTGGAGTCAGAGGGGGTGGGAATGCTGCGGCACAGGCCCTGTTTTGGCAAGTAAAGAAAGGGCTATCCTACGTGTTAGCATTCGAATCAGAACGAGAAAGAAATGCAGCTATTATGCTTGCCCGTAGATTCGCATTTAACTGCAAT ATCATGCTTGGTGGACCCGGAGACCGAGCTCCTCAAGGAGGAACCTGA